From a single Cyclobacterium marinum DSM 745 genomic region:
- a CDS encoding PorP/SprF family type IX secretion system membrane protein, with protein sequence MEKKIIGFVFLLGLLVVQAFGQDMQFSQFYAAPIHLNPAFTGSTEWTRVGVNYRNQWPGLDRSFNAFSAYFDHFIDHKNSGIGVIANGVRDSFSQVQNMEIGITYAYRVKLGEYSYLHSGLQASFVHRNVNVESIILGTQIDIDRGIVVGDGVSWVEDVSQRSHEDINTGLYYYDKKFWLGLSAHHLTRPYISYLQLENQRLPIRYGIHGGVTFDLFSNNIGDVINNTLQERTLSLAFNYKRQGLFDQLDVGAELFYAPLIMGVWYRGLPTKRSLPNNEAIIALLGFSLPNDLQIGYSFDFTVSKLAWRNSGGAHELSMRYTFRNYKLGKKRDRVIPGFKY encoded by the coding sequence ATGGAAAAGAAAATCATTGGCTTTGTTTTTTTATTGGGATTGCTAGTGGTGCAGGCTTTTGGGCAAGACATGCAGTTTTCACAATTTTATGCAGCGCCTATCCATTTGAACCCTGCATTTACAGGGAGTACCGAATGGACGAGGGTAGGTGTAAATTACAGAAACCAATGGCCCGGGCTGGATAGAAGTTTCAATGCGTTTTCGGCTTACTTTGATCATTTCATAGATCACAAGAATAGCGGGATAGGGGTAATAGCAAATGGTGTACGAGACTCTTTTTCTCAAGTTCAAAATATGGAGATTGGTATAACATATGCTTACAGGGTCAAATTGGGAGAATACAGTTACCTGCATTCCGGGCTTCAGGCAAGTTTTGTTCACCGTAATGTAAATGTGGAAAGTATAATTCTAGGTACGCAAATTGATATTGACAGGGGGATAGTGGTTGGCGATGGCGTAAGTTGGGTGGAGGATGTAAGTCAACGGAGCCATGAAGACATCAATACAGGTCTGTATTATTACGACAAAAAGTTTTGGCTAGGGTTGTCGGCCCATCATTTAACCCGCCCTTATATTTCCTATCTTCAGTTGGAAAATCAACGGCTACCGATACGCTATGGGATACATGGGGGTGTGACGTTTGATTTATTTAGTAATAATATAGGAGATGTTATCAACAATACTTTACAAGAAAGAACACTTTCTCTGGCTTTTAATTATAAAAGACAGGGTTTATTTGATCAGCTGGATGTGGGGGCGGAGTTGTTTTACGCTCCCTTGATTATGGGCGTTTGGTACCGGGGACTTCCTACCAAACGGAGTTTGCCAAATAATGAGGCGATCATCGCGCTTTTAGGTTTCTCATTACCCAACGACTTGCAGATAGGTTATAGTTTTGATTTTACTGTATCAAAGTTGGCTTGGAGAAACAGTGGAGGGGCCCATGAGTTGTCCATGAGGTACACTTTTAGGAATTATAAATTGGGTAAAAAGCGGGATAGGGTTATCCCCGGATTTAAATATTAA
- a CDS encoding TolB-like translocation protein codes for MINKSKISSANYFRCLKFFKALLFIVFLLNSRLLKAQEDTDLFLVESKKNLFGFTIFPETAKKISKGEGYDNQPSFINKSQLVFTSKDPAGNFDVILYNLDTDKYTNMTRTQGLDEFSPKLTSCGQYISTVRVEKDSSQRIWLYPINFGEPELLYDDIEPVGYYGWHGETAALFLVGSPNRLVYPYSREEIFEIAENPGRCISQRPGTNEIVYVDKNSNIISNGREAYELKAFDVKSRQTKTIGITLAGAEDFVWIDKNNLLMARDKTIYLKNISKGTGWEEIATLNTLEYRNISRIALSPDNKNLVITMEPSK; via the coding sequence ATGATAAACAAAAGTAAAATTAGCAGCGCCAACTATTTCAGGTGCCTGAAATTTTTCAAGGCACTTTTATTTATTGTTTTTTTATTGAACAGTAGGTTGCTTAAAGCCCAAGAAGATACCGATCTTTTTCTTGTTGAATCCAAAAAGAATTTGTTTGGTTTTACAATATTTCCAGAGACTGCAAAAAAAATATCCAAAGGAGAAGGATATGATAACCAACCTTCTTTTATCAATAAAAGTCAATTGGTATTTACTTCTAAAGACCCGGCGGGTAATTTTGATGTAATCCTATATAATCTAGATACGGATAAATACACCAATATGACAAGAACCCAGGGGCTCGATGAGTTCTCTCCTAAGTTGACCAGTTGCGGTCAATATATTTCCACTGTGAGGGTTGAGAAAGACAGCAGTCAGCGCATATGGTTATACCCTATAAATTTCGGGGAACCGGAGCTTTTATACGATGACATCGAACCTGTGGGATATTATGGTTGGCATGGAGAAACAGCTGCCTTATTCTTGGTAGGTTCTCCCAACCGATTGGTCTATCCTTACAGTAGAGAAGAAATATTTGAGATCGCTGAAAACCCGGGTCGTTGCATAAGCCAAAGACCAGGTACAAATGAAATTGTATATGTAGACAAAAACTCAAACATCATTTCTAATGGAAGAGAAGCTTATGAATTGAAAGCTTTTGATGTAAAAAGCAGGCAAACAAAAACGATAGGTATAACTTTAGCCGGCGCGGAAGACTTTGTATGGATTGATAAGAACAACCTTTTAATGGCCCGGGATAAAACCATCTATCTCAAAAATATTAGCAAAGGAACAGGATGGGAAGAAATAGCAACATTAAATACCCTAGAATATCGTAACATCAGCAGAATTGCATTAAGTCCGGACAATAAAAACTTGGTCATAACGATGGAGCCGTCAAAATGA
- a CDS encoding DUF2752 domain-containing protein: MKVINSGILELILWTIALLGLYIGGAEAPHSFSFCPLDSLGFTWCPGCGIGRSIHYFMHGDFTISWAYHPLGGFAFMVILFRIIELIKLNKKLWQMY, from the coding sequence ATGAAAGTAATCAACTCAGGGATTCTGGAATTGATTTTATGGACAATTGCTCTATTAGGTTTGTATATTGGCGGTGCAGAAGCTCCGCATTCTTTTAGTTTTTGTCCTCTTGATTCATTAGGGTTCACTTGGTGCCCGGGCTGTGGTATTGGTCGGTCCATTCATTATTTTATGCATGGAGATTTCACCATTTCTTGGGCTTATCATCCACTGGGAGGCTTTGCTTTCATGGTAATCCTATTTAGAATAATTGAATTAATAAAATTAAATAAAAAATTATGGCAAATGTATTGA
- a CDS encoding TM2 domain-containing protein — protein sequence MANVLRHLPELEGMELGYIQGILKDMNEEQASLFAQVYRARRKDSQMILILTLIGFFGFAGLHRFILGQIGLGILYLLTVGLCFIGTIVDLVNYKSLTYEYNIKIAHETLSLLAVSDDFKTNNDAFKNNNDA from the coding sequence ATGGCAAATGTATTGAGACACCTTCCGGAATTAGAAGGAATGGAATTGGGCTATATCCAAGGAATTTTGAAAGATATGAATGAAGAGCAAGCAAGCTTATTTGCTCAGGTATATCGTGCCAGAAGGAAGGATAGCCAAATGATATTAATCTTGACTTTGATAGGCTTTTTTGGCTTTGCAGGATTGCATCGTTTTATTTTAGGGCAAATTGGCCTAGGGATTCTTTATTTACTTACTGTGGGCTTATGTTTTATAGGAACCATTGTTGACTTGGTCAACTACAAAAGCTTGACTTATGAGTATAACATCAAGATTGCCCATGAAACACTTTCTTTATTGGCTGTAAGCGATGATTTCAAAACCAATAATGATGCCTTTAAAAATAATAACGATGCATAG
- a CDS encoding DUF4097 family beta strand repeat-containing protein: MHRFPLLFLFVLVGFSGIQISCNPISMETISDIESTYDGITKVNVNGGALEISYTGRDEAEEVVLNAFVEASDSQMEGVTVKKIGEELFVDFEPRDDFGSFFSSFKVKGFISITGPSDMALNINNSSGTMEVFNVDNEDIVLKGSSGKIEAENLRSPNLSVRISSGKLELENIQGDLNLELSSGMGTLEGMKGNVKFRGSSGMVVLTDIDGLVSGSMSSGKADLNEITELGEISLTSGMLVANDCGLGPETNLSASSGYMKINTSSSLKDYNYDFKVGSGRLSIGDQSSSDDLLIDNAAEVTIKGKIQSGKMVIED, encoded by the coding sequence ATGCATAGATTTCCTCTATTGTTTTTGTTTGTTCTTGTGGGGTTCTCGGGTATACAAATTTCTTGTAACCCAATTTCCATGGAAACCATAAGTGATATAGAATCAACTTATGATGGTATCACTAAAGTCAATGTAAATGGGGGTGCGCTTGAAATCAGTTATACCGGTAGAGACGAAGCTGAAGAAGTGGTTCTAAATGCATTTGTAGAAGCAAGTGATTCGCAAATGGAGGGAGTGACGGTGAAGAAAATTGGTGAGGAATTGTTTGTTGATTTTGAGCCAAGGGATGATTTTGGTTCTTTTTTCTCCTCTTTTAAAGTAAAGGGTTTTATCAGTATAACGGGGCCTTCCGATATGGCGTTAAATATAAATAATTCATCTGGGACCATGGAAGTGTTTAATGTTGACAATGAAGATATTGTGCTCAAGGGTAGCTCAGGGAAAATTGAAGCAGAAAATCTTCGCTCTCCGAATTTAAGTGTGAGAATTTCTTCCGGAAAACTGGAGCTTGAGAATATCCAAGGTGATTTGAATTTAGAATTATCTTCTGGAATGGGAACATTGGAAGGGATGAAAGGTAATGTTAAGTTTAGAGGCTCAAGTGGTATGGTTGTTTTGACCGATATAGATGGGCTTGTTTCCGGAAGCATGAGTTCAGGAAAAGCAGATTTAAATGAGATCACAGAATTAGGTGAAATCAGCTTGACATCCGGCATGTTAGTGGCCAATGATTGTGGGCTAGGGCCGGAAACTAATCTGTCTGCTTCATCCGGTTATATGAAAATAAATACCAGCTCTTCCCTAAAGGATTATAATTATGATTTCAAGGTAGGTAGTGGGAGGCTAAGTATCGGAGATCAATCAAGTAGTGATGATTTATTAATTGACAATGCCGCTGAGGTGACCATAAAAGGGAAAATACAATCGGGAAAAATGGTAATTGAGGATTAA
- a CDS encoding cold-shock protein, which produces MNTGKVKFFNESKGFGFIIDDESSKEYFVHVSGLIDEIREDDDVSFDLKEGRKGLNAVNVKVVNA; this is translated from the coding sequence ATGAACACAGGAAAAGTAAAATTTTTTAATGAATCTAAAGGATTCGGTTTTATTATTGATGATGAATCATCAAAAGAGTATTTTGTGCATGTCTCTGGACTAATTGACGAAATCAGAGAAGACGATGATGTATCCTTTGATCTTAAAGAAGGAAGAAAAGGTCTGAATGCAGTGAATGTGAAGGTAGTAAACGCATAA
- the asnA gene encoding aspartate--ammonia ligase, which translates to MAATSELKYKSLLNRRETEKAIDLIKTKFPKMMSEKLNLFKVSCPLIIMDGTGINDDLSGTERPVKFPIKNQGDAPGVVVQSLAKWKRWQLAELETEDGEGIITDMRALRPDEDYSPQHSLYVDQWDWEQKINLSKRNLTYLKEVVEGIYGIYREMEKSVASIFPQISPILPEKIKFIQAEDLLQAYPNLTPKEREYEATKAHGAVFLIGIGDKLSNGEKHDDRAPDYDDWSSYNSEGHKGLNGDILVWNPVLENSFELSSMGIRVDAETLAYQLKNSGEEKRAGLFFHQKLLNGELPQSIGGGIGQSRTCMFLLRKKHIGEVQSGIWPEKEFQKCKEEGIDLMR; encoded by the coding sequence ATGGCAGCAACGAGCGAGCTGAAATACAAATCCTTGTTAAATAGGAGAGAGACAGAAAAAGCCATAGACCTCATCAAAACAAAATTCCCAAAGATGATGTCCGAAAAGTTAAACCTTTTCAAGGTGTCATGTCCATTAATCATTATGGATGGAACAGGTATTAACGATGACCTAAGTGGTACAGAACGACCTGTGAAATTTCCAATAAAAAATCAAGGGGATGCTCCCGGAGTTGTGGTGCAATCATTGGCAAAATGGAAACGGTGGCAGTTGGCTGAACTCGAAACCGAAGATGGTGAAGGCATAATAACAGACATGAGGGCCTTGAGACCGGATGAAGACTATTCTCCACAGCATTCATTGTATGTAGACCAATGGGATTGGGAACAAAAAATTAATCTTTCCAAAAGAAATCTAACCTATCTGAAAGAAGTAGTTGAAGGTATTTATGGGATTTATCGAGAAATGGAAAAAAGTGTCGCTTCTATTTTTCCTCAGATCAGCCCTATATTGCCGGAAAAAATTAAATTTATTCAGGCAGAGGATCTGCTACAAGCATATCCCAATTTAACTCCCAAAGAAAGGGAATATGAAGCTACAAAAGCACATGGTGCTGTATTCTTGATAGGTATTGGGGACAAATTAAGCAATGGCGAAAAGCATGATGACCGAGCACCGGACTATGATGACTGGAGTAGCTATAATTCCGAAGGCCATAAAGGATTGAATGGAGACATATTGGTTTGGAATCCGGTACTAGAAAATTCTTTTGAACTTTCTTCCATGGGTATAAGAGTAGATGCAGAGACACTGGCCTATCAATTAAAAAATTCCGGTGAAGAAAAAAGAGCCGGTTTATTTTTCCACCAAAAACTATTAAATGGAGAATTACCGCAAAGTATAGGTGGTGGAATCGGTCAGTCCAGAACTTGCATGTTCTTGCTAAGAAAAAAGCACATTGGAGAGGTGCAATCGGGAATTTGGCCCGAAAAAGAATTTCAAAAATGTAAGGAAGAAGGCATTGATTTAATGAGATAA
- a CDS encoding lactonase family protein codes for MKVKNLINACLLMIFMACGTASNDNKTENKTNEEASSSAHLFLLGTYTNSPDQGIHLMAFHPNEGKIQTISTAAAVENPSFVIANKAQDLVYAVEENGGKEGGKITSFNLINGKLQKLNSVKASAKSPCYITLDPSESFAVTANYSSGDFSVIPIAENGEVKPVTQVIAHTGSSVVTNRQKEPHVHAAIFHPIDGNLFIADLGTDEVVVYEFDNSLEKPVNPEPIYRLKVAPGAGPRHMVFNSKGDKLYLIHEISAEIGVYSYDQGELKHQATHSLIAEGFEGKVGAAEVRLSPDGKFLYASNRGEANEIIAFKIKENGDLTHVQTVSSMGKAPRNFNITNDGKYLLAGNQDSNTILSFERNLDSGELKPMDTKFEIHKPVYINFLP; via the coding sequence ATGAAAGTAAAAAATCTAATTAACGCCTGTTTACTAATGATCTTTATGGCTTGCGGTACAGCATCAAATGACAATAAGACAGAAAATAAAACGAATGAGGAAGCCTCCTCTTCAGCTCATTTGTTTCTCTTGGGGACCTATACCAACTCTCCGGACCAAGGCATTCACCTAATGGCTTTTCACCCTAATGAAGGCAAGATTCAAACCATTAGTACCGCGGCAGCCGTAGAAAACCCTTCCTTTGTTATTGCTAACAAAGCGCAAGACTTGGTCTATGCAGTGGAAGAAAATGGAGGTAAAGAAGGAGGGAAAATTACTTCTTTCAATCTTATAAATGGAAAATTACAAAAGCTTAATTCAGTGAAAGCCTCTGCTAAATCCCCTTGCTACATCACTTTAGATCCAAGTGAATCTTTTGCTGTAACGGCCAATTATAGTTCCGGGGATTTTTCTGTAATTCCGATCGCAGAAAACGGAGAAGTAAAACCTGTTACCCAAGTCATTGCGCATACAGGAAGTAGTGTGGTCACCAATAGACAGAAAGAACCTCATGTTCACGCGGCTATTTTTCATCCAATTGATGGCAATTTATTCATTGCTGACTTAGGGACTGACGAAGTGGTAGTATATGAATTTGACAACAGCCTTGAAAAACCCGTGAATCCTGAACCAATTTATAGGTTAAAAGTAGCCCCCGGTGCGGGACCTAGACATATGGTCTTTAATAGCAAAGGAGATAAACTTTACCTAATTCATGAAATTTCCGCAGAAATAGGCGTTTATTCATATGATCAAGGCGAATTAAAGCACCAAGCCACCCACTCTTTAATTGCAGAAGGGTTTGAAGGTAAAGTTGGAGCTGCTGAAGTAAGACTTAGTCCTGACGGGAAATTCCTTTATGCTTCAAACCGTGGTGAAGCCAATGAAATTATTGCTTTTAAAATCAAAGAGAATGGGGACTTAACCCATGTGCAAACCGTATCTTCCATGGGTAAAGCCCCAAGAAATTTCAACATCACCAATGATGGGAAATATCTTTTGGCGGGAAACCAAGACTCGAATACTATCCTATCTTTTGAAAGAAACTTAGATTCCGGAGAGTTGAAACCAATGGACACCAAATTTGAGATTCATAAACCAGTTTACATTAATTTCTTGCCTTAA
- the mnhG gene encoding monovalent cation/H(+) antiporter subunit G produces MSDILIIILSSLGGLFILLAAVGVIRMPDLYLRISVTTKAATLGIGLLLISAAVYFNEIGITSRVLAIIIFILLTAPVGAHMIGRASYFSGVKLWSKSKEDDLKGKYHPKTHELASGMNKTDEKNESKKSN; encoded by the coding sequence ATGAGTGATATATTAATCATAATTCTTAGCTCCCTTGGGGGCTTATTCATTCTGCTAGCTGCAGTTGGAGTAATTCGAATGCCGGATCTTTACCTCCGAATTTCTGTCACTACCAAAGCAGCCACACTAGGCATAGGACTATTGCTGATTTCTGCTGCAGTTTATTTCAATGAAATAGGGATTACGTCCAGAGTACTGGCCATAATTATATTCATATTGCTTACTGCTCCTGTGGGGGCACACATGATAGGGAGGGCCTCCTATTTCTCAGGAGTAAAACTTTGGTCCAAATCCAAAGAGGACGATTTAAAAGGAAAATACCATCCCAAAACTCATGAATTGGCCAGTGGCATGAACAAAACCGATGAAAAAAATGAAAGTAAAAAATCTAATTAA
- a CDS encoding cation:proton antiporter yields MSVYDFLYYIILPVLAISTLLIFIRFLIGPSLSDRVVALDLLLTTGIGIITIYSIYTNQPAFLDIAMIMALIAFLGTVAFSYYLDKREKNE; encoded by the coding sequence ATGAGTGTATACGACTTCCTATATTATATAATTCTTCCTGTGTTGGCCATTTCTACCTTGTTAATCTTTATCAGGTTTCTCATTGGCCCCTCCCTCTCTGACAGGGTGGTAGCGCTTGATCTATTGCTTACTACCGGAATAGGCATCATTACCATTTACAGTATTTATACCAATCAACCCGCCTTCCTTGATATCGCCATGATCATGGCCTTAATTGCGTTCTTGGGTACAGTAGCATTTTCTTATTATTTAGATAAAAGAGAAAAAAATGAGTGA
- a CDS encoding Na+/H+ antiporter subunit E — MIKTRFLSNLLLSFIWLAVTGDFSFINFVFGFTLSFLLMWLISQRGEDNRYLYRGPKVVAFIFFFLYELVKANLQVAYDVITPSYFMKPGIIKIPLDAKTDMEITLLANLITLTPGTLSLDVSDDRKVLYVHAMYVKNKDRFIADIKNGFERKLLEILR, encoded by the coding sequence ATGATAAAAACCAGATTTCTTAGTAACCTACTGCTTTCCTTTATTTGGCTGGCAGTGACAGGTGATTTCTCCTTTATAAATTTCGTATTTGGTTTTACCTTGAGTTTTTTGTTGATGTGGCTTATTTCACAACGCGGAGAGGACAACAGGTATCTCTATCGAGGACCGAAGGTGGTGGCCTTCATATTCTTTTTCTTATACGAACTGGTAAAAGCAAACCTCCAAGTGGCTTATGATGTCATTACTCCCAGTTATTTTATGAAACCGGGCATCATCAAGATCCCTCTTGATGCAAAGACAGATATGGAGATCACATTATTGGCTAACCTTATTACCCTGACTCCCGGAACCTTAAGTCTGGATGTGTCAGACGACAGGAAAGTACTTTATGTACATGCCATGTATGTCAAAAACAAAGACCGCTTTATAGCGGATATTAAAAATGGATTCGAACGTAAACTATTGGAGATTTTGAGATGA
- a CDS encoding proton-conducting transporter transmembrane domain-containing protein — protein MNNPYIVLPVIFQLFIAVLLMFSWNSKNIQKLISVTGSLIALVISILLLVKVNTEGIQIMQAGGWAAPFGITFVADTFSSLLVLLTAIAGLAVSVYSVGSIRNARVKFGYFPIFHLLIMGLSGAFLTGDIFNLYVWFEIIIISSFVLLTIGGEKAQIEGAIKYVTMNLLASVIFLTAIAILYGLTGSLNMADLSLRVAEIENRGLVNVTAILFLVGFGIKSAIFPLYFWLPASYHTPPPAISAIFGGLLTKVGVYAMLRVFTLIFIPDAFLSTVIMALAILTILSGGIGALIQNNMRKVISYLIICHIGFMLAGLGVYSSLAIAGAIFYLVHDIVVKTNLFMVSGLIFKFKGTYSMRLLGSFYKEHPKLSLLMAIPLFSLVGIPPLSGFWGKLLLLQGALEQSNILILIFVILGSFLTLLIIARLWSEVFWKDGPELPEKKHIKYFNALKPLKRRAMIGSILFLSFISLGIGFGAEWVMRLSIKIADNLMDPSLYIQAVLGN, from the coding sequence ATGAACAACCCATACATTGTTTTACCGGTAATTTTCCAGCTTTTTATAGCCGTATTATTGATGTTCTCCTGGAACAGCAAGAATATTCAAAAGCTTATCTCTGTAACCGGATCTCTAATCGCTCTTGTTATCAGCATATTGCTTTTGGTAAAAGTAAATACCGAAGGCATTCAAATCATGCAGGCCGGAGGTTGGGCTGCCCCTTTTGGAATCACCTTTGTCGCCGACACCTTCAGTTCTCTACTGGTATTGCTTACCGCAATTGCAGGCTTGGCTGTCAGTGTTTATTCCGTTGGTAGCATTAGAAATGCACGTGTCAAATTCGGGTATTTTCCCATTTTCCATTTGCTTATCATGGGACTCAGTGGGGCATTCCTTACAGGAGATATCTTCAATCTGTATGTATGGTTTGAAATCATCATCATTTCCTCTTTTGTATTGCTTACCATTGGCGGAGAAAAAGCTCAAATTGAAGGTGCCATCAAATATGTCACCATGAATTTATTGGCCTCGGTTATCTTCCTAACCGCCATTGCCATACTTTACGGGCTTACCGGCAGTTTGAATATGGCAGATCTCTCCTTGCGGGTTGCAGAAATAGAAAATAGAGGTTTGGTCAACGTAACTGCCATACTCTTTCTTGTCGGGTTTGGAATTAAATCAGCCATTTTCCCACTTTATTTTTGGCTACCTGCCTCCTACCACACGCCTCCCCCGGCCATTTCTGCCATTTTCGGAGGACTGCTTACAAAAGTTGGCGTTTATGCTATGCTCAGGGTATTTACGTTGATATTTATACCGGATGCTTTTCTCTCCACTGTAATCATGGCGCTTGCGATTTTAACTATCTTATCGGGGGGCATAGGGGCTTTGATTCAAAATAATATGAGGAAAGTAATTAGTTACCTAATTATTTGCCACATTGGATTTATGCTTGCGGGCTTAGGGGTTTACAGTAGTTTAGCCATTGCCGGAGCCATATTTTATTTGGTGCATGACATTGTCGTAAAAACTAATCTTTTCATGGTCAGCGGATTAATATTCAAGTTCAAAGGAACTTACTCTATGCGCTTGCTAGGCAGTTTTTATAAGGAACACCCAAAGCTAAGCCTTCTGATGGCCATTCCTCTCTTTTCCTTGGTAGGCATCCCACCTTTGTCAGGCTTTTGGGGCAAGTTGTTGTTACTTCAAGGAGCCTTGGAACAATCAAATATATTGATACTGATTTTCGTAATTCTGGGAAGTTTCCTTACCTTATTGATTATCGCTCGCTTGTGGTCAGAAGTCTTTTGGAAAGACGGCCCCGAGCTACCGGAAAAAAAGCATATAAAATACTTTAATGCACTAAAACCTCTGAAAAGGAGAGCGATGATTGGTTCCATACTCTTCCTGTCATTCATTTCACTAGGTATTGGTTTTGGGGCAGAGTGGGTCATGCGATTGTCAATAAAAATCGCAGACAACCTTATGGACCCCTCACTATATATTCAAGCAGTTTTGGGCAATTAA
- a CDS encoding Na+/H+ antiporter subunit C produces MEILLVIIIGLLYAAGIYMMLRRSLVKLIIGLILLGNGANLLIFLLGKIVKGQPPIIASSEKMLGELYADPVPQALILTAIVISFGLQAFAIILVKRAYKVVKTDDLDEMNATDEDL; encoded by the coding sequence ATGGAAATTTTATTGGTAATAATCATAGGGCTCTTGTATGCCGCCGGTATCTATATGATGCTGAGAAGAAGTTTGGTTAAACTGATTATTGGTTTAATCTTACTTGGCAATGGAGCCAATCTATTAATATTTTTATTGGGCAAAATTGTCAAAGGACAGCCCCCTATTATTGCATCTTCAGAAAAGATGCTGGGAGAATTGTATGCAGACCCTGTACCCCAAGCATTAATCCTTACAGCCATAGTTATTAGTTTTGGATTACAGGCCTTTGCCATAATATTGGTCAAAAGGGCTTACAAGGTGGTTAAAACAGACGATCTGGACGAAATGAACGCAACCGACGAAGACTTATGA
- a CDS encoding Na+/H+ antiporter subunit B yields the protein MKTIIFKTASAYLLPLLLLFSIFILLRGHYLPGGGFVGGLMASIAFVIHSFANGIDKTKNIMTFHPGFLMPVGLLLALVSGALPLFFGDTFMTGLWMENAVPVIGKVGSALFFDTGVYLVVIGVTLTIIFTISEGL from the coding sequence ATGAAAACCATCATATTTAAGACAGCATCGGCCTACCTGCTCCCCTTGCTATTGCTCTTTTCAATTTTCATTCTATTGCGCGGTCATTACTTACCGGGCGGAGGTTTTGTCGGTGGCCTAATGGCTTCTATCGCATTTGTAATTCATTCTTTTGCCAATGGAATCGATAAAACGAAAAACATCATGACCTTTCATCCGGGATTTTTAATGCCTGTAGGCCTACTACTGGCCTTGGTTTCCGGTGCCTTGCCTTTGTTTTTCGGGGACACTTTTATGACAGGATTGTGGATGGAAAATGCGGTGCCTGTCATCGGTAAAGTAGGTTCTGCTTTATTCTTCGACACAGGCGTTTACTTGGTAGTTATTGGTGTTACCCTCACCATTATTTTCACCATATCAGAAGGATTATAA